The Anguilla anguilla isolate fAngAng1 chromosome 4, fAngAng1.pri, whole genome shotgun sequence genome has a window encoding:
- the ccn1 gene encoding CCN family member 1 encodes MLVLSIAVIFLGSFNVVLSSCPSECTCPREVPRCAPGVSLVLDGCGCCKVCARQLNEDCGKTEPCDHTKGLECNFGASFGATRGICRAKSEGRPCEYNSKIYQNGESFQPNCKHQCTCIDGAVGCIPLCPQELSLPNLGCANPRLVKVAGQCCEEWVCDDGKEMESTDKLFSKESGTDESENDLTNRNELIALFKGGLKSLPAFRVQPEVHMFDSQKCIVQTTAWSQCSKTCGTGISTRVTNDNRDCKLVKETRICEVRPCSQSPYTSLKKGKKCSRTKKSSQLVKFTYAGCSSLKKFRPKYCGSCVDGRCCSPQQTRTVRVKFRCEDGETFNKNVMMIASCKCNFNCPHANESSYPFYRLFNDIHKFRD; translated from the exons ATGTTGGTGCTATCGATTGCCGTTATCTTCCTTGGAAGCTTCAATGTG GTATTGTCTTCCTGTCCTTCGGAATGTACCTGTCCTCGGGAGGTGCCCAGGTGCGCTCCAGGAGTGAGTCTTGTTCTGGACGGATGTGGGTGCTGCAAAGTCTGCGCAAGACAACTCAATGAAGACTGCGGAAAAACGGAGCCCTGTGACCATACCAAGGGACTCGAATGCAACTTCGGAGCTAGTTTCGGCGCCACTAGAGGCATCTGCCGAG CCAAATCTGAGGGAAGACCCTGTGAATACAACAGCAAGATTTACCAGAATGGCGAAAGCTTCCAGCCAAATTGCAAACATCAATGCACATGCATCGATGGAGCGGTTGGGTGCATTCCCCTGTGCCCACAGGAGCTCTCCTTGCCTAACCTGGGCTGTGCCAATCCCAGACTCGTGAAGGTGGCGGGCCAGTGCTGTGAGGAATGGGTCTGTGATGACGGCAAGGAGATGGAGTCAACTGACAAACTCTTCAGCAAGGAAAGTGGAACAGATGAGTCAGAGAATGACCTCACCAACAGAAATGAGCTCATCGCCCTATTCAAAGGAGGACTCAAATCTCTACCGG ctTTTAGAGTCCAACCTGAGGTTCACATGTTTGACAGCCAGAAATGCATTGTCCAGACGACAGCCTGGTCCCAGTGCTCCAAAACCTGTGGGACGGGTATCTCCACTAGAGTCACTAACGACAACAGAGACTGCAAACTGGTCAAGGAGACCCGCATATGTGAGGTCCGACCATGCAGCCAGTCACCCTACACCAGTTTAAAG AAGGGAAAGAAGTGCAGCCGGACCAAGAAATCCAGTCAGCTGGTCAAGTTCACCTATGCGGGTTGCTCCAGTCTGAAGAAGTTCCGGCCCAAGTATTGTGGTTCCTGCGTGGATGGGCGGTGCTGCAGTCCTCAGCAGACCAGAACAGTCCGGGTCAAGTTCCGCTGTGAAGATGGCGAGACCTTCAACAAGAATGTGATGATGATTGCATCCTGCAAGTGCAACTTCAACTGTCCTCATGCCAATGAATCCTCCTACCCATTCTACAGACTCTTCAATGACATCCACAAGTTTAGAGACTAA